In a genomic window of Erigeron canadensis isolate Cc75 chromosome 5, C_canadensis_v1, whole genome shotgun sequence:
- the LOC122599346 gene encoding uncharacterized protein LOC122599346 isoform X2, translated as MAKRSKRRQAQENKDRAGCMWGLISIFDFRHGRTTRRLLSDRRIVANNIVASELSMSEVNLLTSPEERHTEEVMQSENLNLDVKTSVKALMEEEMVSEQDSTQQTDGDQKISLSCQDSSQKTSEYGDLEALMKEIFLIYKNNGHSDLDERQNHSFSIFEEKMSAAIEVFMNEKPCDERSKDFIDTFQMLSSNKELFLKLLQDEASVNVNEEEKSPEKSNQSENEPTNPKPDVPITRKNRTFFRRRSKSQDSMPISRIVILKPNSLDNRFKMENDVHSESISSHFSFMEIKKRLKNAMGKEHQKRRGNEKTVFEGSNGWSSPNRDHFYTERFTKKIERVSKLKEFEVKQRESEENVDSGRHISHIYLEAKKHLSELISGGDEDADLMMENLPKTLGKILLFPDYSSLSPGASPRKEQAYGFTTAQTSLGPDGTFNSANEGQQCMASVDVEEKLKVSDEVSHDACVGGSPSSVMEDTSPQGVLDIAKPEEREAIEVLDYYCEPSSSLESIEDEQSGEIVKVSDQEKSFTGFIADLHEEDEFYSPLRSSFGNTNEEPGSTSNDKTGRPSPVSVLEPFFSDNEISPASTDYRPAEYGIQPLCIMFEDEDICSRNCMENEESAFEYVEAVLLASDLNWDEFEKRWLLSMQILDSSLFDELEIFSSYPSYDQRLLFDSTNEVLKEVCDCYLDVFLQLSFTKRKIQPIPKGVNLIHEVWERIELHLKNNYPLSLDHLVKKDLGISRTWMDLRTDSKALVFEIDESIFEDMIDDTLLSLVNSCFRVETYIS; from the exons ATGGCAAAGAGATCAAAAAGACGCCAGGCACAAGAAAATAAAGATCGGGCAGGTTGTATGTGGGGATTGATCAGTATATTTGACTTCCGCCATGGTCGAACCACTAGAAGGTTGCTTTCAGATAGAAGGATTGTTGCCAATAATATTGTTG CTTCTGAACTTTCTATGTCCGAAGTGAATTTGCTCACGAGTCCTGAAGAAAGACATACTGAG GAGGTCATGCAAAGTGAGAATCTGAATCTAGATGTTAAGACAAGTGTGAAGGCACTCATGGAAGAAGAGATGGTCAGTGAACAAGATTCCACCCAGCAAACTGATGGTGATCAGAAAATCTCTCTTAGTTGTCAAGATTCATCTCAGAAAACCTCAGAATATGGTGATCTTGAAGCTCTAATGAAAGAAATTTTTCTGATCTATAAGAATAATGGGCATTCTGATCTTGATGAAAGGCAAAATCACAGCTTTTCCATCTTTGAAGAGAAAATGAGTGCAGCAATTGAAGTGTTCATGAATGAAAAGCCGTGTGATGAACGTTCCAAAGATTTCATTGACACATTTCAGATGTTAAGTTCTAACAAGGAATTGTTCTTGAAACTTCTTCAAGATGAAGCTTCAGTTAATgtaaatgaagaagaaaagtcACCGGAAAAGTCAAACCAGTCAGAAAACGAGCCAACCAATCCAAAACCAGATGTACCTATAACTCGAAAAAACAGAACATTCTTTAGAAGGAGGAGCAAGTCACAGGATAGTATGCCAATAAGCAGAATCGTCATTTTAAAGCCCAATTCTTTGGATAATAGATTCAAAATGGAGAATGATGTTCATTCTGAAAGTATCTCTTCTCATTTTTCATTCATGGAAATAAAAAAACGGCTTAAAAATGCTATGGGAAAAGAGCATCAGAAACGGAGAGGTAATGAGAAGACAGTTTTTGAAGGAAGTAATGGATGGAGTTCTCCCAATAGAGACCATTTCTATACTGAAAGATTTACTAAAAAGATAGAAAGAgtttcaaagttaaaagaatttgaaGTAAAACAAAGAGAAAGTGAAGAAAACGTTGATTCTGGTCGTCATATATCTCACATTTACCTTGAGGCCAAGAAACATTTATCAGAACTGATAAGTGGTGGTGATGAAGATGCAGATTTGATGATGGAGAATTTACCGAAAACTCTAGGAAAGATTCTTTTGTTTCCAGATTACAGCTCTCTTTCTCCCGGTGCCAGTCCTAGAAAAGAGCAAGCATATGGCTTCACGACAGCTCAAACGAGTTTGGGTCCTGATGGGACTTTTAATTCTGCCAACGAGGGTCAACAATGCATGGCTAGTGTTGATGTTGAAGAGAAACTGAAAGTGTCTGATGAAGTCAGTCATGATGCATGCGTGGGAGGTTCTCCATCTTCTGTGATGGAAGATACAAGTCCTCAAG GAGTCCTAGACATCGCAAAACCAGAAGAACGAGAAGCAATTGAAGTTTTGGATTATTATTGTGAACCAAGTAGTTCTCTGGAAAGCATAGAGGATGAACAATCTGGTGAGATAGTAAAAGTATCTGATCAAGAAAAATCTTTCACGGGCTTCATAGCG GATTTACATGAAGAAGATGAGTTTTATTCTCCATTGAGATCTTCGTTTGGTAACACGAATGAAGAACCCGGTAGTACTTCCAACGATAAAACTGGCAGGCCTAGTCCTGTATCCGTTCTTGAGCCATTTTTTTCAGACAACGAAATCAGCCCTGCAAGCACTGACTATCGCCCTG CCGAATATGGAATTCAACCACTCTGCATTATGTttgaagatgaagatatatGTTCAAGAAACTGTATGGAAAATGAGGAATCTGCATTTGAATATGTTGAAGCCGTGTTGCTAGCTTCTGATCTTAACTGGGATGAATTTGAAAAGAGGTGGCTTTTATCAATGCAAATACTCGATTCATCGTTATTTGATGAATTAGAAATCTTTTCTAGCTATCCCTCTTATGACCAGCGACTTCTCTTTGATTCCACTAACGAGGTTCTCAAAGAGGTATGTGATTGTTACCTTGACGTCTTTCTTCAGTTATCATTCACCAAACGAAAAATCCAGCCAATTCCAAAAGGGGTGAATCTGATACATGAGGTATGGGAAAGAATTGAACTACATTTGAAAAACAATTATCCACTTTCTTTGGATCATCTGGTAAAAAAAGATTTGGGAATATCAAGAACATGGATGGATCTTCGTACTGACTCAAAAGCATTAGTATTTGAAATTGACGAATCAATCTTTGAAGATATGATAGATGATACTCTCTTGAGCTTAGTCAACAGTTGTTTCAGAGttgaaacatatatatcatgA
- the LOC122599346 gene encoding uncharacterized protein LOC122599346 isoform X1: MAKRSKRRQAQENKDRAGCMWGLISIFDFRHGRTTRRLLSDRRIVANNIVASELSMSEVNLLTSPEERHTEMGHIKKLVKKGTGSNGSNKPKSSKEVMQSENLNLDVKTSVKALMEEEMVSEQDSTQQTDGDQKISLSCQDSSQKTSEYGDLEALMKEIFLIYKNNGHSDLDERQNHSFSIFEEKMSAAIEVFMNEKPCDERSKDFIDTFQMLSSNKELFLKLLQDEASVNVNEEEKSPEKSNQSENEPTNPKPDVPITRKNRTFFRRRSKSQDSMPISRIVILKPNSLDNRFKMENDVHSESISSHFSFMEIKKRLKNAMGKEHQKRRGNEKTVFEGSNGWSSPNRDHFYTERFTKKIERVSKLKEFEVKQRESEENVDSGRHISHIYLEAKKHLSELISGGDEDADLMMENLPKTLGKILLFPDYSSLSPGASPRKEQAYGFTTAQTSLGPDGTFNSANEGQQCMASVDVEEKLKVSDEVSHDACVGGSPSSVMEDTSPQGVLDIAKPEEREAIEVLDYYCEPSSSLESIEDEQSGEIVKVSDQEKSFTGFIADLHEEDEFYSPLRSSFGNTNEEPGSTSNDKTGRPSPVSVLEPFFSDNEISPASTDYRPAEYGIQPLCIMFEDEDICSRNCMENEESAFEYVEAVLLASDLNWDEFEKRWLLSMQILDSSLFDELEIFSSYPSYDQRLLFDSTNEVLKEVCDCYLDVFLQLSFTKRKIQPIPKGVNLIHEVWERIELHLKNNYPLSLDHLVKKDLGISRTWMDLRTDSKALVFEIDESIFEDMIDDTLLSLVNSCFRVETYIS; the protein is encoded by the exons ATGGCAAAGAGATCAAAAAGACGCCAGGCACAAGAAAATAAAGATCGGGCAGGTTGTATGTGGGGATTGATCAGTATATTTGACTTCCGCCATGGTCGAACCACTAGAAGGTTGCTTTCAGATAGAAGGATTGTTGCCAATAATATTGTTG CTTCTGAACTTTCTATGTCCGAAGTGAATTTGCTCACGAGTCCTGAAGAAAGACATACTGAG ATGGGCCATATAAAGAAGTTAGTTAAAAAGGGGACtgggtcaaatgggtcgaaCAAGCCAAAATCATCTAAG GAGGTCATGCAAAGTGAGAATCTGAATCTAGATGTTAAGACAAGTGTGAAGGCACTCATGGAAGAAGAGATGGTCAGTGAACAAGATTCCACCCAGCAAACTGATGGTGATCAGAAAATCTCTCTTAGTTGTCAAGATTCATCTCAGAAAACCTCAGAATATGGTGATCTTGAAGCTCTAATGAAAGAAATTTTTCTGATCTATAAGAATAATGGGCATTCTGATCTTGATGAAAGGCAAAATCACAGCTTTTCCATCTTTGAAGAGAAAATGAGTGCAGCAATTGAAGTGTTCATGAATGAAAAGCCGTGTGATGAACGTTCCAAAGATTTCATTGACACATTTCAGATGTTAAGTTCTAACAAGGAATTGTTCTTGAAACTTCTTCAAGATGAAGCTTCAGTTAATgtaaatgaagaagaaaagtcACCGGAAAAGTCAAACCAGTCAGAAAACGAGCCAACCAATCCAAAACCAGATGTACCTATAACTCGAAAAAACAGAACATTCTTTAGAAGGAGGAGCAAGTCACAGGATAGTATGCCAATAAGCAGAATCGTCATTTTAAAGCCCAATTCTTTGGATAATAGATTCAAAATGGAGAATGATGTTCATTCTGAAAGTATCTCTTCTCATTTTTCATTCATGGAAATAAAAAAACGGCTTAAAAATGCTATGGGAAAAGAGCATCAGAAACGGAGAGGTAATGAGAAGACAGTTTTTGAAGGAAGTAATGGATGGAGTTCTCCCAATAGAGACCATTTCTATACTGAAAGATTTACTAAAAAGATAGAAAGAgtttcaaagttaaaagaatttgaaGTAAAACAAAGAGAAAGTGAAGAAAACGTTGATTCTGGTCGTCATATATCTCACATTTACCTTGAGGCCAAGAAACATTTATCAGAACTGATAAGTGGTGGTGATGAAGATGCAGATTTGATGATGGAGAATTTACCGAAAACTCTAGGAAAGATTCTTTTGTTTCCAGATTACAGCTCTCTTTCTCCCGGTGCCAGTCCTAGAAAAGAGCAAGCATATGGCTTCACGACAGCTCAAACGAGTTTGGGTCCTGATGGGACTTTTAATTCTGCCAACGAGGGTCAACAATGCATGGCTAGTGTTGATGTTGAAGAGAAACTGAAAGTGTCTGATGAAGTCAGTCATGATGCATGCGTGGGAGGTTCTCCATCTTCTGTGATGGAAGATACAAGTCCTCAAG GAGTCCTAGACATCGCAAAACCAGAAGAACGAGAAGCAATTGAAGTTTTGGATTATTATTGTGAACCAAGTAGTTCTCTGGAAAGCATAGAGGATGAACAATCTGGTGAGATAGTAAAAGTATCTGATCAAGAAAAATCTTTCACGGGCTTCATAGCG GATTTACATGAAGAAGATGAGTTTTATTCTCCATTGAGATCTTCGTTTGGTAACACGAATGAAGAACCCGGTAGTACTTCCAACGATAAAACTGGCAGGCCTAGTCCTGTATCCGTTCTTGAGCCATTTTTTTCAGACAACGAAATCAGCCCTGCAAGCACTGACTATCGCCCTG CCGAATATGGAATTCAACCACTCTGCATTATGTttgaagatgaagatatatGTTCAAGAAACTGTATGGAAAATGAGGAATCTGCATTTGAATATGTTGAAGCCGTGTTGCTAGCTTCTGATCTTAACTGGGATGAATTTGAAAAGAGGTGGCTTTTATCAATGCAAATACTCGATTCATCGTTATTTGATGAATTAGAAATCTTTTCTAGCTATCCCTCTTATGACCAGCGACTTCTCTTTGATTCCACTAACGAGGTTCTCAAAGAGGTATGTGATTGTTACCTTGACGTCTTTCTTCAGTTATCATTCACCAAACGAAAAATCCAGCCAATTCCAAAAGGGGTGAATCTGATACATGAGGTATGGGAAAGAATTGAACTACATTTGAAAAACAATTATCCACTTTCTTTGGATCATCTGGTAAAAAAAGATTTGGGAATATCAAGAACATGGATGGATCTTCGTACTGACTCAAAAGCATTAGTATTTGAAATTGACGAATCAATCTTTGAAGATATGATAGATGATACTCTCTTGAGCTTAGTCAACAGTTGTTTCAGAGttgaaacatatatatcatgA